The Pseudoalteromonas tunicata genome segment CAACCAAGTTGGTGCGGTGAATTCGCTCAAATCCCTCTGCCACAATCACTTCAACACCGGCTAAACGCACACCTTTTGCAGCCCAATCACGAGATGAACCCTGACCATAATCAGCACCTGCAATAATAATAAGTGGCTGTTTACGCGCCATATAGGTTTCAATTGCTTCCCACATCCGCGTAACTGTGCCTTCTGGCTCAAGGCGCGCTAATGAACCTTGTTTCACTTGGCCGTTTTCTTTGACCATTTCATTGAATAATTTAGGATTGGCAAACGTTGCACGCTGCGCTGTTAAGTGATCGCCACGATGCGTTGCATAGGAGTTAAAGTCTTCTTCTGGTAAACCCATTTTATGCAGATATTCACCTGCGGCGCTGTTCATTTGAATCGCATTTGATGGCGATAAATGATCGGTGGTGATGTTATCTCCCAATACCGCAAGTGGGCGCATGCCTTTCATCGTGCGCTCCCCCGCTAATGCGCCTTCCCAATAAGGTGGACGGCGAATATAGGTACTTTGTGGGCGCCAATCATATTGCGGATTAATGTGGTCACCATATTCCACTTTTAAGTCGAACATTGGGTTATATACACTTCTAAATTGTTCAGGTTTGACTGAGCTGGCAACCACTGCATTAATTTCAGCATCGGTTGGCCAAATATCTTTAAGCGTGACCGCTTGGCCTGCTTGGTCATAACCTAAAATATCTTTTTCGATATCAAACCGAATGGTCCCTGCAATGGCATAGGCTACCACTAATGGTGGCGAAGCTAAAAACGCCTGATTTGCATGGGGGTGAATACGACCATCAAAGTTACGATTACCCGACAATACAGCTGTGGTATACAGTTTACGTTCAAGCACTTCTTTTTGAATCACAGGGTCAAGCGCCCCGCTCATGCCATTACAGGTGGTACAGGCAAATGCAACGACACCAAAACCTAAATCTTCTAATTCTGGTAATAAATTGGCATCTTCAAGATACATTTGTACTGTTTTAGATCCAGGTGCCAGTGACGATTTTACCCAAGGTTTGCGAGTTAACCCTTTGGCATTGGCGTTACGCGCCAATAAACCTGCAGCAATCATATTGCGTGGATTACTGGTATTGGTACAGCTGGTGATGGCTGCAATTATTACTGCGCCATCTGGAATTTTATCGCCATCGTTTTCAACCACACCACTAATGCCGCGCTTGGCAAGCTCTGATGTCGGTACTCTATTATGCGGATTTGAAGGCCCTGCAATATTGCGACAAATGGTTGTTAAATCAAAACGTAAAATACGCTCATACTCGGCAGCTTTGCAGTCATCTGCCCATAAACCCGTTTGTTTGGCATAGGTTTCGACCAGTTTAACTTGCTCATCTTCACGGCCTGTTAAACGTAAATAATCAATGGTTTGCTCATCGATGTAGAACATGGCAGCTGTTGCACCGTATTCTGGGGTCATATTTGAAATTGTCGCGCGGTCGCCAAGGGTTAAATGCTTGGTACCTTCACCGTAAAACTCAAGGTAAGAGCTCACCACTTTTTCAGCGCGTAAAAATTCAGTTAATGCTAATACCACATCGGTTGCGGTGATCCCTTCTGCGGGTTTCCCCACTAACTCAACACCAATAATATCAGGCAAGCGCATATACGAAGCACGGCCAAGCATCACGCTTTCGGCTTCAAGGCCGCCAACACCAATTGCAATTACGCCAAGCGCATCAACCATAGGTGTATGGCTGTCGGTGCCAACGAGTGTATCTGGGAACGCCACACCGCCGCGACTTTGCACCACAGGTGACATGCGCTCTAAGTTGATTTGATGCATGATGCCATTACCAGGCGGAATAACATCTACATTTTTAAACGCGGTTTTAGTCCAATTAATAAAATGAAAACGGTCGTCGTTACGACGGTCTTCTATCGCGCGATTTTTAGCAAATGCATCTTTTTCGAAACCGGCATGCTCAACAGCTAATGAGTGATCAACAATTAGCTGGGTTGGTACCACAGGGTTTACTTTTGACGGATCGCCGCCTTTTTCGGCAATCGCGTCACGAAGCCCTGCTAAATCAACTAACGCGGTTTGTCCTAAAATGTCGTGGCAAACAACACGTGCAGGAAACCATGGAAAGTCCAAATCGCGTTTACGTTCAATCAGTTGCTTAAGCGAATCAGTTAGTTTTTCAGGTTCGCAGCGGCGAACTAAATTCTCAGCCAATACTTTTGAGGTGTAAGGCAGTTTGGCATACGCACCCGGAGCAATAGCATTAACAGCGGCTTGGGTATCAAAATAATCAAGGGAAGTGCCAGGTAAAGGTTTGCGAAATTGGCTATTCATAATTCTTTCCAAAAAATGGGTGACGGTGAGGTACTAAAAGAGCCTTAATAACACTTTATTTGTTTTGTTAGTGTGAAATTTTTGACCCATTGGCAGTGTACATGTGCCCTTATTTGGCAATAAGGGCACGGTTTTGTTAACGCTCGCTAATCGGTGTTACTTTACGCGGCTCTGCACCGATGTAATCGGCACTTGGACGAATAATACGGTTATTAGCACGTTGCTCCATTACGTGTGCTGCCCAACCTGTTACGCGAGAGCAGACAAATATAGGCGTGAATAACTTAGTTGGAATTCCCATAAAGTGATACGCCGAAGCATGGAAAAAATCAGCATTACAGAATAGTTTTTTGCTATCCCACATGTATTCCTCACAGGCAACCGAAATATCGTACAGTGACGTATTACCAAATTCATGGGCCAGTTTTTCTGACCATTTTTTGATGATCACATTACGTGGATCTGACTCGCGGTAAATCGCATGGCCAAAACCCATGATTTTTTCTTTGCGCTCAAGCATGCCAGCCATTTGAATTTTAGCATCTTCAGGTGAGCTGAATTTTTGGATCATGTCCATCGCGGCTTCGTTTGCACCACCATGAAGTGGGCCACGTAATGATCCTATCGCGCCCGTCACACACGAGAACATATCTGAAAGCGTTGAGGCACATACGCGTGCAGTGAATGTTGAAGCGTTAAATTCATGCTCTGCGTATAAAATTAACGAGACATCCATTACTTTACGGTGTTGCTCTGATGGCGTGTCACCGCTTAATAATTTTAAGAAGTGACCCCCTATTGAATCTTCGTCTGAGGTACACTCAATTTCAATGTTTTCGTGGCTAAAACGATACCAGTAACACATGATTGCTGGAAATGCCGCCAATAAACGATTCGCGGCGGTGTGTTGTTGATCAAAACTTGTTTCTGGCTCTAAATTACCTAAAAAAGAACAACCTGTGCGCATAACATCCATTGGGTGCGCATCAGCCGGAATACGTTGTAATACTTCTTTTAACGCTTGTGGTAAATCGCGCTGCGCTTTAAGGCCAGCTTTATATTCAGTTAATTGGGCTTGATTGGGTAATTCACCGTTAAACAGTAAATAGGCCACTTCTTCAAAGCTGGCATTATCGGCTAAGTCCGATACGTCATAACCACAATAGGTTAAGCCTGAGCCTGATTTGCCCACCGTACATAATTTTGTTTCACCAGCACTTTGGCCACGTAAGCCTGCCCCACTTAATTTTTTATCTGTCATATCCATGTCCTTAATTTTATTGTCATTTTAAAAGCATCGTTCACCTTGATGACAAACGACCCTGTTGATTAATTTTTTGGTTAATTAAGTTATTTGTTTTTGCCTTCAGCAAACAATGAGTCAAGTTTTTGTTCATAATCGTGATAACCAAGGTACTCGTATAAATCCATACGAGTTTGCATGGTATCAACCACCGCTTTTTGGTCGCCCGTAGCAAGAATTGACTGATACACATTTTCAGCTGCTTTGTTCATGGCGCGAAATGCCGATAATGGATAAAGCACCATGCTCACTCCCCATTCGCCTAGCTCTTGTTTATTCCACAGTTCAGTTTGACCAAATTCGGTAATATTCGCTAATACTGGTACATCAAGTGCTTCAGTAAAGGCGCGATAATGTGCTTGCGTTTTTACCGCTTCAGCAAAAATACCATCAGCCCCTGCCGCTACATACGCTTTGGCACGCTCAATTGCAGCCTCTAAGCCTTCTTGAGCGAATGCATCGGTACGTGCCATGATAAAAAACTCAGCATCAGTTCGTGCATCCACCGCTGCTTTAATGCGATCGACCATTTCTTCAGTAGAAACAATCGCTTTATTAGGACGATGACCACAACGTTTTTGCGCCACTTGGTCTTCAATATGACAACCCGCAGCACCTGCTTTGGTCATTTCTTTTACAGTACGAGCAATATTAAATGCCCCACCCCAACCAGTATCCGCATCAACTAATAACGGTAAATCACTGGCGGCAGTGATACGTCGGATATCTTCAAGTACATTGTCTAAACTTGTCATGCCCAAATCAGGTAAGCCATACGAAGCATTAGCTACACCCGCTCCCGATAAATAAATTGCTTTATGACCAATTTTTTCAGCCATCATCGCGCAATACGCATTCACAGTGCCGACAATTTGTAGTGGTGCATTGTCAACCAATGCTTGTCTGAATTTTTTTCCTGCTGACATGTATTTCTTCTCCTAAATCATGGTGTAACCAGATTCTGTTATAAGATTTTATTGATTAACAGCGTCTGCGGCTGCTTTAAATTTGTTTTCAATATTGGCGCCTGATGAAGCTATATGGCGCTTCATCAGCAACTCTGCCAATTCACCATCTTTTGCTGCAATGGCATTAATAATGGCTAAATGTTCGTCAAATGCACGGCTAACGCGAGGACCATTCATGCCCATTTGTACTCGATACATCCGAATTAATTGATACAACTCATTGCACAGTAAGTGAATTAAATGACTATTTTTACTGCCTTTGATAATGCGATAATGAAAATCTAAATCACCTTCTTCTTGGTAATAGGATTCCCCCTGTTTCACTCGTTGATTGGCTAAATGTAAATCGAGTAAGGCTTTGACTTGTGCAATTTCGTCGTCAGGCATATTTTGTGCAGCTAACCGACATGCCAGCCCTTCGAGCGACGCTCGTACTTGGAAAATTTCTTTGAGCTTAGTTTCAGTTAAAGCAACCACTCGGCTCCCTACGTTGGCTTTGCGCTCCACCAAATGGCAACTTTCTAAACGATTAAGTGCCTCACGCAGTGTCGCGCGGCTCACGCCATAGCGCTTTGCTAGCTCTGGTTCAGATATTTTACTGCCCTGCGGGATTTCACCTTCAACAATAGCTTGGCGAATGTCGACATAAACTTTATCTGAAGCGGTTTTTATCTGATTTTCTGAGTCCATCACAGTTCTTTTGTCGACAATTATAGAGGCAAGACTATGGTCGATGTCTGTTTCGATGTCAAGCTTGCAAGCTAAAATTGTCGACAATCTATAGAGGAAAACTTATTTTTACAGCTCAAAATGACATTTATTGTTCATTATGTTGACAATTTAATGATTGAATGGTGTTTTAATTGAAAAAATGGCTCTCGCAGCCACGTTATAAATACGTGTTTAATTTTATGATTTACGCTTTCTCATTGGCATTACTGCTATAACTTTTTTAATTCAATAATCACGGCAAGAGGCGACTTGACGCCTATACTCAAATAAATTATTCGATTTAGCCCCCAACCTTAATGATTGATCCTCAGGCACTTATTTTAATTCAGGTAATTTGTATTATTACAGGTACAGCTGGGCTCGCATGGGGCTTGATGGCTTACCCACTTAAAATTGCACCAAAAGCGAGTGCATTTTATGCGCTAGCAAATTTTTGTGTGGTAACTGGGATTATTTTGGTCACTTTTAGAGGTGAATACTCAAACATTGTTGTTTGGAATGGAGCAGATTTAATTGTTCTAACTGGATTTTACTTATTACGTTTAGCGACTCAAAAACTGTTCAAGCTACAAGTAACCATAAAAACCGATATAGTATTATTAGCCATCAGTTTTGTGGCCGGTTTATTCTTCCCTCCATTAGAATCATCAAATTATGCTTTAGGTATTATTTTTTCATTAAGCGCTATCACCGCATTTAGCTTATTGAGTCTTGATTTATTTCATTGTGCTCGCAAAGTTACCTCCTATTTTGGTGCTATTTTCTTAATCTTTCCGATTGCATCCTTAACCTGTGTCTTTATTTATCGTGCCGGTCATTTACTATTAAATGAAGAAGGCATTGCTCCTTTTATTTCAGTCACGACACATGCAGCCTTGCCTATGTTGTGGTTTTATATGTTATTGGCGTTGTTAGTTAATTGTTCAATGATTGGGTGCGCCATCACCTACTTAATTTTTAAAGTAAGAAAATTAGCCGATACAGACCCATTAACTGAACTTTATAATCGGCGCGCAACACTGCGTTTAATCAACTCCTATACTGTAAAACACCCGCAAGATGAGTATGGTTTACTGCTGCTTGATTTAGATTTTTTTAAACTGATTAATGATGAATTTGGTCACGATGCAGGCGATAAAGCGTTATTAACTACAGCGAACGTTTTAAAGGCTAATTTAGCCAAAAAGGATATTGCATGTCGTTTTGGTGGCGAAGAATTTTTAGTTTTTTTACCGAATAAAAGCCAAAGTCAAACCGAGTATTTTGCAACCAAGCTAATCGAAAACTTAAGGCTTGCCGAGGTGAAATATAACAGTCATGTCTTTAATCTAACAGCTAGCTGTGGCGTATGTCATGTAGCTGTGCCAA includes the following:
- the acnD gene encoding Fe/S-dependent 2-methylisocitrate dehydratase AcnD — translated: MNSQFRKPLPGTSLDYFDTQAAVNAIAPGAYAKLPYTSKVLAENLVRRCEPEKLTDSLKQLIERKRDLDFPWFPARVVCHDILGQTALVDLAGLRDAIAEKGGDPSKVNPVVPTQLIVDHSLAVEHAGFEKDAFAKNRAIEDRRNDDRFHFINWTKTAFKNVDVIPPGNGIMHQINLERMSPVVQSRGGVAFPDTLVGTDSHTPMVDALGVIAIGVGGLEAESVMLGRASYMRLPDIIGVELVGKPAEGITATDVVLALTEFLRAEKVVSSYLEFYGEGTKHLTLGDRATISNMTPEYGATAAMFYIDEQTIDYLRLTGREDEQVKLVETYAKQTGLWADDCKAAEYERILRFDLTTICRNIAGPSNPHNRVPTSELAKRGISGVVENDGDKIPDGAVIIAAITSCTNTSNPRNMIAAGLLARNANAKGLTRKPWVKSSLAPGSKTVQMYLEDANLLPELEDLGFGVVAFACTTCNGMSGALDPVIQKEVLERKLYTTAVLSGNRNFDGRIHPHANQAFLASPPLVVAYAIAGTIRFDIEKDILGYDQAGQAVTLKDIWPTDAEINAVVASSVKPEQFRSVYNPMFDLKVEYGDHINPQYDWRPQSTYIRRPPYWEGALAGERTMKGMRPLAVLGDNITTDHLSPSNAIQMNSAAGEYLHKMGLPEEDFNSYATHRGDHLTAQRATFANPKLFNEMVKENGQVKQGSLARLEPEGTVTRMWEAIETYMARKQPLIIIAGADYGQGSSRDWAAKGVRLAGVEVIVAEGFERIHRTNLVGMGVLPLEFVDGENRHTYAIDGTETYDVVGEPTPGAMLTVVINRTDGTQTAVAVKCRLDTAEEVSIYAAGGVLQRFAQDFLELNQA
- the prpC gene encoding 2-methylcitrate synthase, giving the protein MTDKKLSGAGLRGQSAGETKLCTVGKSGSGLTYCGYDVSDLADNASFEEVAYLLFNGELPNQAQLTEYKAGLKAQRDLPQALKEVLQRIPADAHPMDVMRTGCSFLGNLEPETSFDQQHTAANRLLAAFPAIMCYWYRFSHENIEIECTSDEDSIGGHFLKLLSGDTPSEQHRKVMDVSLILYAEHEFNASTFTARVCASTLSDMFSCVTGAIGSLRGPLHGGANEAAMDMIQKFSSPEDAKIQMAGMLERKEKIMGFGHAIYRESDPRNVIIKKWSEKLAHEFGNTSLYDISVACEEYMWDSKKLFCNADFFHASAYHFMGIPTKLFTPIFVCSRVTGWAAHVMEQRANNRIIRPSADYIGAEPRKVTPISER
- the prpB gene encoding methylisocitrate lyase, translating into MSAGKKFRQALVDNAPLQIVGTVNAYCAMMAEKIGHKAIYLSGAGVANASYGLPDLGMTSLDNVLEDIRRITAASDLPLLVDADTGWGGAFNIARTVKEMTKAGAAGCHIEDQVAQKRCGHRPNKAIVSTEEMVDRIKAAVDARTDAEFFIMARTDAFAQEGLEAAIERAKAYVAAGADGIFAEAVKTQAHYRAFTEALDVPVLANITEFGQTELWNKQELGEWGVSMVLYPLSAFRAMNKAAENVYQSILATGDQKAVVDTMQTRMDLYEYLGYHDYEQKLDSLFAEGKNK
- a CDS encoding GntR family transcriptional regulator, yielding MDSENQIKTASDKVYVDIRQAIVEGEIPQGSKISEPELAKRYGVSRATLREALNRLESCHLVERKANVGSRVVALTETKLKEIFQVRASLEGLACRLAAQNMPDDEIAQVKALLDLHLANQRVKQGESYYQEEGDLDFHYRIIKGSKNSHLIHLLCNELYQLIRMYRVQMGMNGPRVSRAFDEHLAIINAIAAKDGELAELLMKRHIASSGANIENKFKAAADAVNQ
- a CDS encoding GGDEF domain-containing protein — its product is MIDPQALILIQVICIITGTAGLAWGLMAYPLKIAPKASAFYALANFCVVTGIILVTFRGEYSNIVVWNGADLIVLTGFYLLRLATQKLFKLQVTIKTDIVLLAISFVAGLFFPPLESSNYALGIIFSLSAITAFSLLSLDLFHCARKVTSYFGAIFLIFPIASLTCVFIYRAGHLLLNEEGIAPFISVTTHAALPMLWFYMLLALLVNCSMIGCAITYLIFKVRKLADTDPLTELYNRRATLRLINSYTVKHPQDEYGLLLLDLDFFKLINDEFGHDAGDKALLTTANVLKANLAKKDIACRFGGEEFLVFLPNKSQSQTEYFATKLIENLRLAEVKYNSHVFNLTASCGVCHVAVPTTIEQALKQADIAMYRAKASGRNCLCFAKDNHNANISSPLAASSKVD